In Accipiter gentilis chromosome 18, bAccGen1.1, whole genome shotgun sequence, the following are encoded in one genomic region:
- the BID gene encoding BH3-interacting domain death agonist isoform X2 has translation MEQINGSVQMERVLLYTFLEVSSDCKFREQLHSLQSQGIVPFPKVSYGYDDEVELQTDGNRSGHLQNGELVFDPEVNEEVIRIIAAQLAEIGDQFDKEIKARVVNDLAQHFLNENLSGEEITQRMSEAVEGLARAIPSDMEQEKAMLVLAMVLTKKIANTMPSLLQRVFSTTVNYISQQLHNYIVRMLRE, from the exons ATGGAACAG atCAATGGATCTGTCCAGATGGAGCGCGTGCTGCTGTACACCTTCCTGGAGGTGTCCTCTGACTGTAAGTTCAGAGAGCAGCTGCATTCCCTGCAAAGCCAGGGGATTGTGCCTTTCCCAAAAGTCAGCTACGGCTATGATGATGAGGTGGAACTTCAGACTGATGGCAATCGGAGTGGCCACTTGCAGAATGGTGAGCTAG TGTTTGACCCTGAGGTAAATGAAGAAGTTATCCGGATCATTGCTGCTCAGCTTGCTGAGATTGGAGACCAGTTTgacaaagaaatcaaagcaagAGTAGTAAATGATCTAGCGCAGCACTTTCTAAATGAGAATCTGTCTGGAGAG GAGATAACCCAGCGCATGTCGGAGGCAGTGGAAGGGCTTGCACGAGCCATCCCCTCAGACATGGAACAGGAGAAGGCCATGTTGGTGCTAGCAATGGTCTTAACTAAAAAAATTGCGAATACAATGCCTTCCCTTCTACAGCGTGTCTTCAGCACCACTGTGAACTACATTAGCCAGCAGCTCCACAACTACATTGTTAGAATG cTGCGCGAGTGA
- the BID gene encoding BH3-interacting domain death agonist isoform X1: MGSCWLHYAQEVECPVPKYRGKNLPNTDLRIGGSGWFVLSTHLFQKRSSDQGFCYCHSWKCEEKINGSVQMERVLLYTFLEVSSDCKFREQLHSLQSQGIVPFPKVSYGYDDEVELQTDGNRSGHLQNGELVFDPEVNEEVIRIIAAQLAEIGDQFDKEIKARVVNDLAQHFLNENLSGEEITQRMSEAVEGLARAIPSDMEQEKAMLVLAMVLTKKIANTMPSLLQRVFSTTVNYISQQLHNYIVRMLRE; this comes from the exons ATGGGGAGCTGCTGGCTTCATTACGCACAGGAAGTAGAATGCCCAGTTCCCAAATACAGGGGTAAAAACCTTCCAAACACAGATCTCCGAATAGGGGGAAGTGGGTGGTTTGTGCTGAGTACACATCTGTTTCAAAAGAGGAGCTCTGATCAGGGTTTCTGTTATTGCCACAGCTGGAAATGTGAGGAGAAG atCAATGGATCTGTCCAGATGGAGCGCGTGCTGCTGTACACCTTCCTGGAGGTGTCCTCTGACTGTAAGTTCAGAGAGCAGCTGCATTCCCTGCAAAGCCAGGGGATTGTGCCTTTCCCAAAAGTCAGCTACGGCTATGATGATGAGGTGGAACTTCAGACTGATGGCAATCGGAGTGGCCACTTGCAGAATGGTGAGCTAG TGTTTGACCCTGAGGTAAATGAAGAAGTTATCCGGATCATTGCTGCTCAGCTTGCTGAGATTGGAGACCAGTTTgacaaagaaatcaaagcaagAGTAGTAAATGATCTAGCGCAGCACTTTCTAAATGAGAATCTGTCTGGAGAG GAGATAACCCAGCGCATGTCGGAGGCAGTGGAAGGGCTTGCACGAGCCATCCCCTCAGACATGGAACAGGAGAAGGCCATGTTGGTGCTAGCAATGGTCTTAACTAAAAAAATTGCGAATACAATGCCTTCCCTTCTACAGCGTGTCTTCAGCACCACTGTGAACTACATTAGCCAGCAGCTCCACAACTACATTGTTAGAATG cTGCGCGAGTGA